The genomic DNA CGGGCCGGCCTGTCGAAGGTTCCCTTTGGCTTCGAAAACATCCAGTCGAGTCAGAACCGGCTCGCGCTCGATCGAAACGATGCGCTGAACAGCGGGGTCCCGAATGAGCGGGACCTCGGGCTGTTTCTCTATTACGCACCGACGGCGGTACGCGAGCGGTTTCGAAGACTTGTGGACAGCGGACTGAAAGGATCCGGCGACTACGGAATGCTGGGCCTCGGCATCTACAACGGGCAGGGTGTGAATACGAGAGAACGCAATAAAGACAAACACACCGTCTTCCACTTTACCTACCCCTACGAGTTTCCAGACGGACAGATCGTCCAAGTCGGCATGGATGCCTACCGGGGCCAGTTCAATGTGCAGACCACTCCTGTTGTTCCGACAAATGTCAATGCGGCTCAGGGCCAGGCATTTTCACCAAGGGTGACGAATAGCGGAAACTATCTGGACGAACGGGTCGCCTGGCACGTCGTCCTGTTTCCACAGCCCTTCGGCTTTCAGGCGGAGTATATGATCGGCCGTGGGCCAGAGTTGAACCAGGCCAGGACCGAGGTGGTGCTCGGGACCGTGCGGGGCGGCTATATACAGGCGTACTATAACTATCAATGCGATTTCTATTGCCAGAACATCATTCCATTTCTTCGGGTGCAGGAGTACTTCGGAGGAAGAAAGGCCGAACTGAATTCTCCCAGGAATTCCGTGCGCGAATGGGAAGTGGGTCTCGAGTACCAGTTTAACCGTGCATTGGAATTGACTGTGAGTTATGCCTGGGCCCAGCGGACGTCAGATCAGGCCAACTTTGTACCCGCCGGCTCTCCGTCCGGCGCTTGTGCGGTGGCGGGCTCGCAACTCGGATGCGTTCAGTCTCCCTATCAACTGCAGAGCGGGAATCTTTTGCGCTTCCAGCTGCAGTGGAGCTTCTAAGCGGAAGCTCCTGGTCGTCATGGGGACAGACACGTGTATGGGTAGAGAGTGGTTCTTACTCTCTTGTGATCTCTGACTTGGGGCAGTCCGATACCAGGTGGTTTGGTCATTCGAGAGGTGAGGGGACGGCGGGGCCTGGCGACGGATACGATGCAGGCCTGCGCGGTGACAGCGCGCGATACAGTACAATCAACTCGCGATTGTCCCGATGGAACAATCTTGTAAGTCCGGTGACCGCCGTTTCCCGCCTGGCAGAAGGAGGGTCAAAGTCCAATCGTCCTCGTTGAGGTGCGAGCGATCGCATGGGGGTCAACCGATCGTCGGTCGTATCGGCCACGCCGATGTCAGCACTGTAGTGTGTGGGTGAGCGGTAGTTCGCCAGGACGATGTGCAGTTCATCTCCCTGGACGAAGAGTCCTCCGGAGGTTACTTCCCGGCTGGTGCCGGACAGGTACTTGGATTGATAGAAGGTGACGATTTCTTCCGCCGTCGCTTTGCCCA from Nitrospirota bacterium includes the following:
- a CDS encoding porin — its product is MKRGWRRAVCLSGGLVFSVLCWWSDGHAGKLEDLLLENKQITIDQWIKLKAEEEKLQVKEFEESRGVGDVPVRERWYEKISIRGYAQLRYNYTINNDLLRSNQADRSISGYNELFLRRGRVIVSGQPHERVFIYVQPEFASLVGGTEQAVALRDIYSDLFLSEKKEWRIRAGLSKVPFGFENIQSSQNRLALDRNDALNSGVPNERDLGLFLYYAPTAVRERFRRLVDSGLKGSGDYGMLGLGIYNGQGVNTRERNKDKHTVFHFTYPYEFPDGQIVQVGMDAYRGQFNVQTTPVVPTNVNAAQGQAFSPRVTNSGNYLDERVAWHVVLFPQPFGFQAEYMIGRGPELNQARTEVVLGTVRGGYIQAYYNYQCDFYCQNIIPFLRVQEYFGGRKAELNSPRNSVREWEVGLEYQFNRALELTVSYAWAQRTSDQANFVPAGSPSGACAVAGSQLGCVQSPYQLQSGNLLRFQLQWSF